One genomic segment of Kiritimatiellia bacterium includes these proteins:
- a CDS encoding DUF459 domain-containing protein, whose product MKTNILRLTIACALSVVSGLPAGAQGTPQRVLIVGDSMMQIPAHSLELALSRKPEVQTKAFTRIGSGLARLDVFDWLAQMRTLVDEFKPDTALVFLGANDHQAMKTGEAVIQPGDAAWEAEYARRVGEAMDLLGAGKGTRVLWLQLPDMKEDKNREDADLMNRIFSAEAAKRGVTFFETRPVLSRTPGKFAPYVIQANGMPLRVRSSDNIHLSREGADLLAAAVIDFLWKATPTP is encoded by the coding sequence GTGAAGACTAACATCCTGCGGCTGACGATCGCGTGCGCCCTGTCAGTGGTGTCCGGCCTGCCGGCCGGAGCCCAGGGCACACCCCAGCGGGTGTTGATCGTGGGCGACTCGATGATGCAGATCCCGGCCCACTCGCTGGAGCTGGCGTTGTCGCGGAAGCCCGAGGTCCAGACGAAGGCGTTCACCCGGATCGGCTCCGGCCTGGCCCGGCTGGACGTGTTCGACTGGCTGGCCCAGATGCGGACCCTCGTGGACGAGTTCAAGCCGGACACGGCGCTGGTCTTCCTCGGGGCCAACGACCACCAGGCGATGAAGACCGGCGAGGCCGTGATCCAGCCGGGCGACGCGGCCTGGGAGGCCGAGTATGCCCGCCGCGTGGGCGAGGCCATGGACCTGCTGGGCGCGGGCAAGGGCACCCGGGTCCTCTGGCTCCAGCTCCCGGACATGAAGGAGGACAAGAACCGGGAGGATGCCGACCTGATGAACCGGATCTTCTCGGCCGAGGCCGCCAAGCGGGGCGTGACCTTCTTCGAGACGCGCCCGGTGTTGAGCCGCACCCCGGGTAAGTTCGCGCCCTACGTCATCCAGGCCAACGGGATGCCGCTCCGCGTCCGGAGCTCGGACAACATCCACTTGAGCCGCGAGGGCGCCGACCTGCTGGCGGCCGCCGTGATCGATTTCCTGTGGAAAGCGACTCCGACTCCATGA
- a CDS encoding MBOAT family protein — MIFPTTDFALFFLIVFFVSWALIRRYTGPWKVFMLAASWFFYGYWDWRFIALLAGSSVFNHVMALGMHRGKNPHVRRLLLTLAVAFNVSSIGFFKYSRFLAEQVVAVCGWLKFDLDAWFPVLDYLGQVILPVGISFFTFQAMSYVIDVYRRVMPPADSFLDFALYLAFFPQLVAGPIVRARDLVPQISKPCPPPTIDTARAACLILGGLFKKIVVANFLSQQIVDPVFARPDLYGALDTLIGVYGYAIQIYCDFSAYSDIAIGLGILLGFQINLNFNAPYLAGSIQEFWRRWHISLSTFLRDYLFIPLGGSRGSEAKTYRNLLITFLLGGLWHGAGWTFIAWGALHGVYLSVERFFRRAMERQGWSGEGLFALWLKRLAVWHLVCLSWLFFRGETFEHALTMLRAMKLWGTASTLVTGPVLLAIVVGYGMQWFDGDRAQRLWNAFGRLPAAVQGLVTAAILTVILALGPKGVAPFIYFQF, encoded by the coding sequence ATGATATTCCCCACCACCGATTTTGCCCTCTTTTTCCTGATCGTCTTCTTCGTCAGCTGGGCGCTGATCCGGCGGTACACGGGGCCGTGGAAGGTGTTCATGCTGGCCGCGAGCTGGTTCTTCTACGGCTACTGGGACTGGCGGTTCATCGCCCTGCTGGCGGGCTCCAGCGTTTTCAACCACGTCATGGCGCTGGGCATGCACCGCGGCAAGAACCCGCACGTGCGCCGCCTGCTGCTGACGCTCGCCGTCGCGTTCAACGTGTCGAGCATCGGGTTTTTCAAGTACTCGCGGTTCCTCGCGGAGCAGGTCGTGGCGGTCTGCGGCTGGCTGAAGTTCGACCTGGACGCCTGGTTCCCGGTCCTGGATTACCTGGGCCAGGTGATCCTGCCCGTCGGCATCTCGTTCTTCACGTTCCAGGCGATGAGCTACGTGATCGACGTCTACCGGCGCGTGATGCCCCCGGCGGACAGCTTCCTGGATTTCGCGCTGTACCTCGCCTTCTTCCCGCAACTGGTCGCCGGCCCGATCGTCCGCGCCCGCGACCTCGTGCCGCAGATCAGCAAGCCCTGCCCGCCGCCGACCATCGATACCGCGCGCGCGGCGTGCCTGATCCTCGGCGGCCTGTTCAAGAAGATCGTCGTGGCCAATTTCCTGTCGCAGCAAATCGTGGACCCGGTGTTCGCCCGGCCCGACCTGTACGGGGCCCTGGACACCCTGATCGGCGTCTACGGCTACGCGATCCAGATCTACTGCGACTTCTCGGCCTATTCCGACATCGCCATCGGGCTGGGCATCCTGCTGGGATTCCAGATCAACCTGAACTTCAACGCCCCGTACCTGGCCGGGTCCATCCAGGAATTCTGGCGGCGCTGGCACATTTCCCTGTCCACCTTCCTTCGCGATTACCTGTTCATCCCGCTGGGCGGCTCGCGCGGCTCGGAAGCGAAGACCTACCGCAACCTCCTGATCACCTTCCTGCTGGGCGGCCTGTGGCACGGCGCGGGCTGGACGTTTATCGCGTGGGGCGCGCTGCACGGCGTGTACTTGAGCGTGGAGCGGTTCTTCCGGCGCGCGATGGAGCGGCAGGGCTGGTCCGGGGAGGGCCTGTTCGCGCTCTGGCTCAAGCGTCTGGCCGTGTGGCACCTGGTGTGCCTCTCGTGGCTGTTCTTCCGCGGCGAGACGTTCGAGCACGCCCTGACCATGCTGCGGGCGATGAAGCTGTGGGGGACGGCCTCGACGCTTGTCACCGGCCCGGTGCTGCTGGCCATCGTGGTGGGATACGGGATGCAGTGGTTTGACGGGGACCGGGCGCAGCGGCTGTGGAACGCGTTCGGGCGGTTGCCCGCGGCGGTCCAGGGCCTCGTGACGGCCGCGATCCTGACGGTGATCCTGGCGCTGGGGCCGAAGGGCGTGGCGCCGTTTATCTACTTCCAATTCTAA